From the Solanum pennellii chromosome 4, SPENNV200 genome, one window contains:
- the LOC107015927 gene encoding CDP-diacylglycerol--serine O-phosphatidyltransferase 1-like, with protein sequence MESNGYRKSNKRNLVTVQNGNHSPLNIDEELDPWTAWAYKPRTITLLLIGACFLIWASGALEPQSTSSSDVTTSVKRGILAMVAVYLAYSLLQAPSTVLIRPHPAIWRLVHGMAVIYLVALTFLLFQRRDDARQFMTFLHPDLGIELPEKSYGADCRLYVPENPTNRFKNLYDTLFDEFVLAHILGWWGKAIMIRNQPLLWVLSIGFELMELTFRHMLPNFNECWWDSIILDIFICNWFGILAGMRTVRYFDGRTYEWVGISRQPNIMGKVKRTLGQFTPAHWDKDEWRPLLGPWRFLQVLTLCVIFLTVELNTFFLKFCLWIPPRNPLIVYRLVLWWLLAIPTIREYNSYLQDRTPVKKVGAYCWLSLAICIVELLICVKFGHGLFPDPMPNWLVIFWTCTGVGLVLCLAAWSWQLRRTMRKKQQ encoded by the exons ATGGAATCTAATGGTTACAGAAAGAGTAACAAAAGGAATCTTGTTACCGTTCAAAATGGTAATCATAGCCCGCTGAATATAGATGAGGAGCTGGATCCATGGACTGCTTGGGCATACAAACCTCGTACTATTACATTGTTGCTTATTGGTGCATGTTTCCTCAT CTGGGCAAGTGGAGCTCTTGAACCGCAAAGTACTTCCTCCAGTGACGTTACTACTTCTGTGAAAAG GGGAATTTTGGCAATGGTAGCTGTTTATCTTGCCTACTCTTTGCTGCAAGCCCCTTCAAC GGTACTTATTAGACCACATCCTGCGATTTGGCGCCTGGTTCATGGAATGGCTGTGATTTATCTTGTTGCTTTGACATTTCTACTTTTTCAG AGGCGCGATGATGCTCGCCAGTTTATGACATTTCTTCATCCTGATCTTGGCATTG AACTTCCTGAAAAATCTTATGGTGCTGATTGCAGACTCTATGTACCTGAAAATCCCACAAACAGGTTTAAGAATCTTTAT GACACATTGTTCGATGAGTTCGTTCTGGCTCATATCTTAGGGTGGTGGGGCAAGGCCATCATGATACGTAATCAGCCTCTTTTGTGGGTCTTATCCATTGGGTTTGAGTTGATGGAG CTTACTTTCCGCCACATGTTACCAAACTTTAATGAGTGCTGGTGGGACAGCATTATTCTGGATATATTCATTTGCAACTGGTTTG GCATCTTGGCTGGAATGCGTACTGTTCGATATTTTGATGGAAGAACATATGAGTGGGTTGGTATAAGCCGGCAGCCAAATATTATGGGCAAG GTCAAGCGAACACTTGGCCAATTTACACCTGCACATTGGGATAAAGATGAATGGCGACCCCTCCTTGGTCCCTGGCGATTCCTTCAAGTTCTCACTCTCTGTGTTATTTTCTTGACTGTGGAATTGAATACATTCTTCTTGAAGTTCTGTCTTTGGATTCCTCCTAGAAACCCTCTGATAGTGTATAGGTTGGTTTTGTGGTGGCTACTTGCGATACCAACAATTCGGGAGTACAACAGTTACCTACAGGACAG GACACCAGTTAAAAAGGTGGGAGCATATTGCTGGCTTTCACTAGCTATTTGCATTGTTGAACTCCTAATCTGCGTCAAGTTCGGACATG GATTGTTTCCTGACCCCATGCCCAATTGGTTAGTAATTTTCTGGACATGCACCGGCGTTGGCCTTGTGTTATGTTTGGCTGCATGGTCATGGCAATTACGTCGTACAATGAGGAAAAAACAGCAATGA